A section of the Thunnus albacares chromosome 6, fThuAlb1.1, whole genome shotgun sequence genome encodes:
- the dyrk1ab gene encoding dual-specificity tyrosine-(Y)-phosphorylation regulated kinase 1A, b isoform X1: MHPGGETSACKPSSVRLAPSFSLHTAGLQMAAPMPHTHQQYSDRHQPSTDQSVTVLPYSDQTPQLTANQRHMPQCFRDPTSAPLRKLSIDLIKTYKHINEVYYAKKKRRHQQGQGEDSSHKKERKVFNDGYDDDNYDYIVKNGEKWMDRYEIDSLIGKGSFGQVVKAYDRAEQEWVAIKIIKNKKAFLNQAQIEVRLLELMNKHDTEMKYYIVHLKRHFMFRNHLCLVFEMLSYNLYDLLRNTNFRGVSLNLTRKFAQQLCTALLFLATPELSIIHCDLKPENILLCNPKRSAIKIVDFGSSCQLGQRIYQYIQSRFYRSPEVLLGMPYDLAIDMWSLGCILVEMHTGEPLFSGANEVDQMNKIVEVLGIPPNHIMDLAPKARKFFEKLSDGTWSVKKTKDGKRYKPPASRKLHSILGVETGGPGGRRAGESGHAVADYLKFKDLILRMLDYDPKSRIQPYYALQHSFFKKTADEGTNTSSSVSTSPALEQSQSSGTTSSTSSSSGGSSGTSTSGRARSDPTHHHLHSGGHFGTAMPAIDGDSLCPQARQPYPPPLVWGGGVGPESVTGETHPVQETTFHVPPQHPKALHPHSHTHHHHGQMMATRPRPRHYTSPTHSSSTQDSMEVVHGHLSMTSLSSSASSSSTSSSSTGNHGNQAYQLRHLPAGALDFGQNGGLSMGLGAFSNPRQETGMAAHPAFSMGTNTGPAHYLAEGHLGMRQGMDREESPMTGVCVQQSSMASS, encoded by the exons ATGCATCCAG GAGGAGAGACTTCAGCATGCAAACCTTCGTCCGTCCGGCTTGCGCCCTCTTTTTCTTTACACACTGCTGGTCTTCAGATGGCTGCTCCAATGCCCCATACGCACCAGCAGTACAGTGACCGCCACCAGCCAAGCACTGACCAATCTGTTACGGTCTTACCGTACAGCGACCAGACACCACAGCTCACTGCCAATCAG AGGCACATGCCCCAGTGCTTTCGTGACCCAACTTCAGCTCCCCTGAGGAAGCTCTCCATTGACCTtatcaaaacatacaaacacatcaatgag GTGTATTATGCAAAAAAGAAGCGACGGCACCAACAGGGTCAGGGTGAAGACTCCAGTcacaaaaaagagaggaaagtcTTTAATGATGGCTATGACGATGATAACTATGACTACATCGTCAAGAATGGGGAGAAGTGGATGGACCGCTATGAGATTGATTCCTTGATAGGAAAAGGATCCTTTGGACAG GTCGTGAAAGCATATGACCGTGCAGAGCAGGAATGGGTTGCCATTAAGATCATCAAGAACAAGAAAGCTTTCCTCAATCAAGCCCAGATTGAAGTGCGCCTCCTAGAGCTCATGAACAAACATGATACCGAGATGAAATACTACATCG TTCACCTAAAGCGTCACTTCATGTTTCGGAACCACCTCTGCCTCGTGTTTGAGATGCTCTCATATAACCTGTATGACTTGCTCCGAAATACCAACTTCCGTGGCGTCTCACTCAACCTCACCCGGAAGTTCGCCCAGCAGCTATGCACGGCGCTGCTCTTCCTGGCCACGCCTGAGCTCAGCATCATCCACTGTGACCTGAAGCCTGAGAACATCCTCCTCTGTAACCCCAAGAGGAGTGCCATCAAAATAGTGGACTTTGGCAGTTCATGCCAACTGGGACAAAGG ATATATCAATATATCCAGAGTCGCTTCTACCGTTCCCCAGAGGTGCTGCTGGGAATGCCCTATGATCTGGCCATTGACATGTGGTCCTTGGGTTGCATCTTGGTAGAGATGCACACTGGAGAACCTCTCTTCAGCGGAGCCAATGAG GTGGACCAGATGAACAAAATAGTTGAGGTTCTTGGTATCCCGCCTAATCACATAATGGACCTAGCCCCAAAAGCCAGGAAGTTCTTTGAGAAGCTTTCGGATGGTACATGGAGTGTTAAGAAGACCAAAGATGGCAAAAGG TATAAACCTCCAGCCTCGCGGAAGCTCCACTCCATCCTGGGTGTGGAGACAGGGGGTCCAGGTGGCCGACGGGCGGGAGAGTCTGGCCATGCTGTTGCTGACTACTTGAAGTTCAAGGACCTGATCCTCCGGATGCTGGACTATGACCCTAAGAGCCGCATCCAGCCCTACTATGCCCTGCAGCACAGCTTCTTCAAGAAGACTGCGGATGAGGGGACCAATACAAGTAGCAGCGTGTCTACAAGCCCCGCGTTGGAGCAGTCCCAGTCTTCAGGAACCACCTCCAGCACCTCCTCTAGTTCAG GAGGGTCATCTGGGACAAGTACCAGTGGCAGAGCAAGATCAGACCCTACCCATCACCACTTGCATAGTGGAGGACACTTTGGCACAGCCATGCCTGCCATTGATGGTGACAGCCTCTGCCCACAG GCAAGACAGCCTTACCCACCCCCGCTGGTGTGGGGAGGTGGCGTCGGACCAGAGTCAGTCACCGGAGAGACCCACCCAGTCCAGGAGACCACCTTCCATGTTCCCCCTCAGCACCCTAAGGCCCTGCATCCCCACTCACATACTCATCACCACCATGGGCAGATGATGGCTACACGGCCACGCCCACGCCACTACACCTCCCCGACACACAGCTCCTCGACACAGGACTCCATGGAGGTGGTTCATGGCCATCTGTCTATGACCTCCCtgtcttcctctgcctcctcttcctctacatCGTCCTCTTCCACTGGGAACCATGGCAACCAGGCCTACCAGCTCCGCCATTTGCCCGCCGGAGCCCTTGACTTTGGTCAGAATGGTGGGCTGAGCATGGGGCTAGGTGCCTTCTCGAACCCACGGCAGGAGACTGGCATGGCAGCGCACCCTGCATTCTCCATGGGCACGAACACAGGGCCTGCCCACTACCTAGCGGAAGGCCACCTGGGCATGAGGCAGGGCATGGACCGGGAAGAGTCTCCAATGactggagtgtgtgtgcagcagagtTCTATGGCCAGCTCGTGA
- the thap12b gene encoding THAP domain containing 12b, translated as MPNFCAAPNCTRKSTQSDLAFFRFPRDPERCRIWVENCRRADLEAKTSDQLNKHYRLCAKHFDPAMVCKTSPYRTVLKDTAIPTIFDLTSHLKNPHTRHRKRIKELTEEDLRKIKERRLASSIDQLVSKKDAAAEDNSNTNEDEPQLSTEEKEFRDYLRSLFEVVVMLAKQSIPLAVDKASEAEHKSDNFQALLDYRMNAGDEALRKRFDATAVNTEYLSATQRGQLLDVCENTVREEMLMEVRESRFFSLVTGDLVEFANEKHLPLFLRFVNQQNVLREEFLDFMPFDGDESALVERLEAQLTDRWGLSMEDCRGQAHKATGASTTKMKAVAVLLMEKYPLLLHMPCSHTALNIHLANNLPFPNVQIIMETLRRICAFFRTPFTQDELEKAISTHYQKNEEKGATLKQACGPGWTEQHNVFDVLLDMLAPLLLCMDSIRDNDDGKFADVVTADAYSIIETLADFEIIVTIVILKNVLTFTRAFGRNLQGETLDVFCAANSLTAVLHSLNEVNDNIDVYHEFWYEEAVSVATVMEIPVRVPRLFLRKQRAADVGEIQAEAYFKEYVTIPVIRGIMQEVDDMFSETNVKALKCLSLVPAIMGQMKFNTTEENYADVYRNDLPNPDTLPAELHCWRIKWKHRGKEVRLPTTIHETLQLPDVKFFPNVNSFLKVLSTLPLLKLEDHKSDIASERLQAYLDSMPAKQWNRSLAMLNINTHVKHDLDVMVDKYCRLYPEDDPEAEAESEEVVEEDVVK; from the exons ATGCCGAATTTTTGCGCGGCCCCAAACTGTACACGGAAGAGTACACAGTCAGATTTGGCATTTTTTCGGTTTCCACGGGACCCTGAGAG atGCCGAATTTGGGTAGAGAACTGCCGCAGGGCAGATCTAGAGGCGAAAACATCGGACCAGTTAAACAAGCACTACAGATTATGTGCGAAACACTTTGACCCAGCAATGGTGTGCAAAACG AGCCCCTATAGGACTGTATTGAAGGATACAGCCATTCCCACCATATTTGATCTGACAAGCCACCTAAAAAATCCTCATACCAGACATCGCAAGCGGATTAAAGAACTT ACTGAAGAAGACTTAAGAAAGATCAAGGAAAGGAGAT TGGCCTCCTCTATTGATCAGCTTGTTTCCAAAAAAGATGCAGCAGCTGAGGATAACAGTAACACCAATGAAGATGAACCTCAACTTTCCACAGAGGAGAAGGAGTTTCGTGATTACCTGAGATCCTTGTTCGAGGTTGTGGTCATGTTAGCAAAACAGAGTATCCCGTTAGCGGTGGACAAAGCATCTGAAGCTGAACACAAGTCCGATAACTTCCAGGCCCTTCTAGATTACCGCATGAACGCCGGAGACGAAGCTTTGAGGAAGCGGTTTGACGCAACAGCTGTGAACACAGAATACCTTTCTGCAACCCAGCGGGGccaactgctggatgtgtgtgaGAACACAGTGAGAGAGGAGATGCTGATGGAGGTGAGAGAGAGTCGCTTCTTCTCCCTAGTCACAGGCGACCTCGTTGAATTTGCCAACGAGAAACACCTGCCTCTATTTTTACGCTTTGTCAATCAGCAAAATGTCCTTCGAGAGGAGTTTTTGGACTTTATGCCATTTGATGGCGATGAGTCTGCGCTGGTAGAGAGGCTAGAGGCCCAGCTGACTGACCGTTGGGGGCTCAGCATGGAGGACTGTCGTGGTCAGGCCCACAAGGCCACTGGGGCCTCCACCACCAAGATGAAAGCTGTGGCAGTATTACTGATGGAAAAGTATCCCCTGTTATTGCATATGCCTTGCTCCCATACGGCACTGAACATTCACCTGGCCAACAATCTACCTTTTCCTAACGTCCAGATCATCATGGAGACTCTGAGGAGGATCTGTGCTTTCTTTAGAACCCCATTTACTCAGGATGAGCTAGAGAAAGCTATCTCTACTCACTACcagaaaaatgaagagaaaggaGCTACACTGAAACAAGCCTGTGGCCCAGGTTGGACAGAGCAACACAATGTCTTTGACGTGCTGCTAGATATGTTGGCACCCCTTCTGCTGTGCATGGACAGCATTCGAGACAATGATGATGGAAAGTTTGCTGATGTGGTCACAGCGGACGCATATTCAATCATAGAAACTCTTGCTGACTTTGAGATCATCGTCACCATCGTCATCTTAAAAAATGTTCTCACATTCACCAGAGCCTTCGGCAGGAATCTCCAAGGGGAGACACTCGACGTGTTTTGTGCTGCCAACAGTCTAACTGCTGTCCTGCATTCACTGAACGAGGTCAATGACAACATTGATGTCTACCATGAATTCTGGTATGAGGAGGCCGTGAGTGTGGCCACCGTAATGGAGATTCCTGTGAGGGTCCCGAGGCTGTTTCTTCGGAAACAGCGTGCAGCTGACGTGGGAGAAATCCAAGCAGAGGCGTATTTTAAGGAGTACGTGACAATCCCCGTTATCCGTGGCATCATGCAGGAGGTGGATGACATGTTCTCCGAAACCAACGTCAAAGCCCTTAAATGCCTGTCGCTGGTACCAGCCATCATGGGCCAAATGAAGTTCAACACCACCGAGGAGAACTACGCAGATGTTTATCGTAACGACCTCCCAAACCCCGACACACTTCCCGCAGAACTTCATTGCTGGAGGATCAAGTGGAAGCACCGAGGCAAAGAGGTGCGTCTGCCCACCACCATCCATGAGACGCTGCAGCTTCCAGATGTCAAGTTCTTTCCCAATGTGAACTCCTTCCTCAAGGTGCTCTCCACCTTGCCGTTGCTGAAATTAGAGGATCACAAAAGTGACATAGCCAGTGAACGGCTGCAGGCCTATCTTGACAGCATGCCTGCAAAGCAGTGGAACAGAAGTCTCGCCATGCTTAACATAAACACTCACGTCAAACACGACTTGGACGTCATGGTAGACAAATATTGCAGACTGTACCCAGAGGATGATCCTGAAGCTGAGGCAGAGTCTGAGGAAGTGGTTGAGGAAGATGTGGTGAAATGA
- the dyrk1ab gene encoding dual-specificity tyrosine-(Y)-phosphorylation regulated kinase 1A, b isoform X2: MAAPMPHTHQQYSDRHQPSTDQSVTVLPYSDQTPQLTANQRHMPQCFRDPTSAPLRKLSIDLIKTYKHINEVYYAKKKRRHQQGQGEDSSHKKERKVFNDGYDDDNYDYIVKNGEKWMDRYEIDSLIGKGSFGQVVKAYDRAEQEWVAIKIIKNKKAFLNQAQIEVRLLELMNKHDTEMKYYIVHLKRHFMFRNHLCLVFEMLSYNLYDLLRNTNFRGVSLNLTRKFAQQLCTALLFLATPELSIIHCDLKPENILLCNPKRSAIKIVDFGSSCQLGQRIYQYIQSRFYRSPEVLLGMPYDLAIDMWSLGCILVEMHTGEPLFSGANEVDQMNKIVEVLGIPPNHIMDLAPKARKFFEKLSDGTWSVKKTKDGKRYKPPASRKLHSILGVETGGPGGRRAGESGHAVADYLKFKDLILRMLDYDPKSRIQPYYALQHSFFKKTADEGTNTSSSVSTSPALEQSQSSGTTSSTSSSSGGSSGTSTSGRARSDPTHHHLHSGGHFGTAMPAIDGDSLCPQARQPYPPPLVWGGGVGPESVTGETHPVQETTFHVPPQHPKALHPHSHTHHHHGQMMATRPRPRHYTSPTHSSSTQDSMEVVHGHLSMTSLSSSASSSSTSSSSTGNHGNQAYQLRHLPAGALDFGQNGGLSMGLGAFSNPRQETGMAAHPAFSMGTNTGPAHYLAEGHLGMRQGMDREESPMTGVCVQQSSMASS, translated from the exons ATGGCTGCTCCAATGCCCCATACGCACCAGCAGTACAGTGACCGCCACCAGCCAAGCACTGACCAATCTGTTACGGTCTTACCGTACAGCGACCAGACACCACAGCTCACTGCCAATCAG AGGCACATGCCCCAGTGCTTTCGTGACCCAACTTCAGCTCCCCTGAGGAAGCTCTCCATTGACCTtatcaaaacatacaaacacatcaatgag GTGTATTATGCAAAAAAGAAGCGACGGCACCAACAGGGTCAGGGTGAAGACTCCAGTcacaaaaaagagaggaaagtcTTTAATGATGGCTATGACGATGATAACTATGACTACATCGTCAAGAATGGGGAGAAGTGGATGGACCGCTATGAGATTGATTCCTTGATAGGAAAAGGATCCTTTGGACAG GTCGTGAAAGCATATGACCGTGCAGAGCAGGAATGGGTTGCCATTAAGATCATCAAGAACAAGAAAGCTTTCCTCAATCAAGCCCAGATTGAAGTGCGCCTCCTAGAGCTCATGAACAAACATGATACCGAGATGAAATACTACATCG TTCACCTAAAGCGTCACTTCATGTTTCGGAACCACCTCTGCCTCGTGTTTGAGATGCTCTCATATAACCTGTATGACTTGCTCCGAAATACCAACTTCCGTGGCGTCTCACTCAACCTCACCCGGAAGTTCGCCCAGCAGCTATGCACGGCGCTGCTCTTCCTGGCCACGCCTGAGCTCAGCATCATCCACTGTGACCTGAAGCCTGAGAACATCCTCCTCTGTAACCCCAAGAGGAGTGCCATCAAAATAGTGGACTTTGGCAGTTCATGCCAACTGGGACAAAGG ATATATCAATATATCCAGAGTCGCTTCTACCGTTCCCCAGAGGTGCTGCTGGGAATGCCCTATGATCTGGCCATTGACATGTGGTCCTTGGGTTGCATCTTGGTAGAGATGCACACTGGAGAACCTCTCTTCAGCGGAGCCAATGAG GTGGACCAGATGAACAAAATAGTTGAGGTTCTTGGTATCCCGCCTAATCACATAATGGACCTAGCCCCAAAAGCCAGGAAGTTCTTTGAGAAGCTTTCGGATGGTACATGGAGTGTTAAGAAGACCAAAGATGGCAAAAGG TATAAACCTCCAGCCTCGCGGAAGCTCCACTCCATCCTGGGTGTGGAGACAGGGGGTCCAGGTGGCCGACGGGCGGGAGAGTCTGGCCATGCTGTTGCTGACTACTTGAAGTTCAAGGACCTGATCCTCCGGATGCTGGACTATGACCCTAAGAGCCGCATCCAGCCCTACTATGCCCTGCAGCACAGCTTCTTCAAGAAGACTGCGGATGAGGGGACCAATACAAGTAGCAGCGTGTCTACAAGCCCCGCGTTGGAGCAGTCCCAGTCTTCAGGAACCACCTCCAGCACCTCCTCTAGTTCAG GAGGGTCATCTGGGACAAGTACCAGTGGCAGAGCAAGATCAGACCCTACCCATCACCACTTGCATAGTGGAGGACACTTTGGCACAGCCATGCCTGCCATTGATGGTGACAGCCTCTGCCCACAG GCAAGACAGCCTTACCCACCCCCGCTGGTGTGGGGAGGTGGCGTCGGACCAGAGTCAGTCACCGGAGAGACCCACCCAGTCCAGGAGACCACCTTCCATGTTCCCCCTCAGCACCCTAAGGCCCTGCATCCCCACTCACATACTCATCACCACCATGGGCAGATGATGGCTACACGGCCACGCCCACGCCACTACACCTCCCCGACACACAGCTCCTCGACACAGGACTCCATGGAGGTGGTTCATGGCCATCTGTCTATGACCTCCCtgtcttcctctgcctcctcttcctctacatCGTCCTCTTCCACTGGGAACCATGGCAACCAGGCCTACCAGCTCCGCCATTTGCCCGCCGGAGCCCTTGACTTTGGTCAGAATGGTGGGCTGAGCATGGGGCTAGGTGCCTTCTCGAACCCACGGCAGGAGACTGGCATGGCAGCGCACCCTGCATTCTCCATGGGCACGAACACAGGGCCTGCCCACTACCTAGCGGAAGGCCACCTGGGCATGAGGCAGGGCATGGACCGGGAAGAGTCTCCAATGactggagtgtgtgtgcagcagagtTCTATGGCCAGCTCGTGA